The DNA segment ACACGATCGAAGGCGCCCCGCATCTGAAGGCCGAGCACCTCGCGGTCTTCGACTGCGCGTTCAAGCCGCGCTCCGGCGTGCGCTCGATCGAGCCCGGCGGCCACGTCCGCATGATGGGCGCGGTCCAGCCGTTCCTGTCCGGCGCCATCAGCAAGACCGTCAACATGCCGCCCGAGGCGACCGTCGAAGACGTCAGCCGCATCTACCTGGAGTCGTGGAAGCTCGGGCTCAAGGCGGTCGCGATCTATCGCGACGGCTGCAAGAAGAGCCAGCCGCTCAACACCGGCGCGACCGCCGAAAAGGCCGCGGCCGACGAGGCGGTAAGGCCGCAGCGGCGGCGCCTGCCGGCCGATTGCCGCTCGATCCGGCACAAATTCGATGTGGCCGGGCACGAAGGCTACATCCACGTCGGCTTCTTCGACGACGGCGCGCCTGGCGAGATCTTCATCAAGATGGCCAAGGAAGGCAGCACGATCTCGGGCCTGATGGACACGATCGCGACGCTGACGTCGATGTCGATGCAGTACGGCGTGCCGCTCGAGGCGCTCGTCAACAAGTTCGCCCACGTCCGCTTCGAGCCGTCGGGTTTCACCAAGAACCCGGACATCCCGGTCGCGAAGTCGCTGACGGACTACATCTTCCGCTTCCTCGGTACGCGTTTCGGTGGAGAGGCCGGCGCGGCGACGGCGGCGGCAGCAGTCGCGGCGGAAACGGCAGTGGCTCACGCTGCGCAGGCCCGTCAGGCGGCTGCGCCGGCGCGCCCGAAGCTCGAGCTTCTCGAAGGCGGACAGCAGGGCAAACCGACGGACTTCATCCTGTCGCAGAGCGATGCGCCGACGTGCTCGGACTGCGGCTCGATCATGATCCGCAACGGCGCCTGCTATAAGTGCCACAACTGCGGAGCCACCAGCGGTTGCTCGTAAGCAATCGCCGATGGGCGAACGTGCAGGGGAATCGTAAGAGCGACGCGCGGAAGACGGCAGGCTAGCGGGCCGCGGTCGTGCTCCCGTCCGACGGGAGCACGATCATGACCTCGCCGGGACGGACCCAGTTCTGGGAAGCGCGCAGCTCCGAATCGAGCGCGCGCGGGTCGTTCTGAAGCGCGTCCAGACGCTTCTCGAGGTCGCGGTTGGCCTGAACGCGCTCGAACACGCGTGTGGATCTCTCGGCGACGCTTCCCTGCTGGGCACGCAGGCCGCGAAAGCCGAACGGGCCGAGAAACAGGGAATAAGCGAGAACCATCGCGAAAACGCCAAGGGCGCGAACCATCCAGAGAAAGAATGTGTGAGACGAGCGCATCGGTTTCGCCCGCGACCCGTCGGGCGGCTGCGGGACGCTCAAGATAGCGTGCGGCCGCCTCCATGTTCAATGTCTGCGAGCCGCGCCCACACAAGGAGACCAGCGAAAGATGAAGATTGAGTCCGTAACGGCGCGTGAGATTCTCGATTCGCGCGGAAACCCGACCGTCGAAGCCGAGGTCCGCGTCGCCGGTGGATTCGTCGGGCGCGCATGTGTCCCGTCGGGCGCATCGACCGGTGCCCACGAAGCGCTCGAGCTTCGCGACGGCGACAAGAAGCGCTACGGCGGAAAGGGTGTCCTCAAGGCGGTCACGAACGTCTCGAAGATTCTCGCCCCGGCAGTCAAAGGCATGGACGTGCGCGACCAGCGGGCGATCGATCGCAAGATGATCGACCTCGACGGTACGCCGAACAAAGGCCGTATCGGCGCCAATGCGATCCTCGGCGTCTCGCTTGCCGCGGCGCACGCGGCCGCAGCCGCGACCGGGCAGCCGCTGTTCCGCTCGATCGGCGGCGCGAAGGCGAGGATCCTGCCCGTTCCGCTCATGAACATCGTCAACGGCGGTGCCCATGCGGACAACCGGCTCGACTTCCAGGAGTTCATGATCGTGCCGCACGGCGCGCGGACGTTCGCCGACGCGCTCCGGATGGGCGCCGAGGTATTCCACGCGCTCAAGGCGGTTCTCAAGGGGCGCAAACAGAGCACCAACGTCGGTGACGAGGGCGGCTTCGCGCCCGACCTCGCGAGCAACGACGCCGCCATCGGCGTCGTCCTCGAGGCGGTCGAAAAGGCCGGATATAAGCCTGGAAAGCACATTTCCCTCGCTCTCGATGCGGCGGCCACCGAGCTCTGGAAGGACGGACGTTACGTCTTCCACAAGTCGACCGGAGCCCGCCTGACGTCATCCCAGATGGTCAAGCTGTACGAAAAACTGGTCGGCCGATATCCGATCCTGTCGATCGAAGACGGTCTCGCCGAGGACGACTGGGACGGCTGGATCGAGCTCACGAAGAAGATCGGACGCAAGGTCCAGGTCGTCGGCGACGACCTTTTCGTGACCAATCGGGAGCGTCTCGAACGCGGCATCGAGGCCGGCGCGGCCAACTCGATCCTGATCAAAGTGAATCAGATCGGCTCGCTCACCGAGACGCTCGAGACAATCCAGACTGCTAAAAAAGCCCGGTATACATCGATGATTTCGCACAGGTCGGGCGAGACCGAAGATGCCACGATCGCCGATCTCGCGGTGGCTGTCGGAGCCGGTCAGATCAAGACCGGATCGCTTTCACGCGGTGAGAGAACGGCAAAGTACAACCAGCTTCTGCGGATCGAGCAGGCACTCGGGAAGCGAGCGGTTTATCCGGGTCGCGACGCCTTCGCATGACGTCATCTTTGCGCACATCACATCCGGGAATCGTCATGCACGTGCACGAATGCACGTTCTCGGGTGTGTTTTTGTTGACTACCTTGTCACAGGCTCACTATAATTCGTTTTGTATGCACGGGAGTGCATACGCGTTCGATGCTTCGCCTGCGAGGGTGATCGCGGATAACAGCTGAAGGAGGCAAACCAATGGCTGGAAGAAAGAAGGCATCGAAGAAGAAGGCTGGCAAGAAAAAGGCCGGCAAGAAGAAGGCGACCAAGAAGAAGGCTGGCAAGAAAAAGGCCACCAAGAAGAAGGCCGGCAAGAAGAAGGCCGGCAAGCGCAGGGCGAAGAAGGCCGCTGCACCCGCTGCCGAGGGTGCTGCCCCGAAGCGCCGCAAGAAAGCGAAGTCCCGCAAGTAGGACTTGGTCCGAAAGAACAACGACCTGATCCGTTAACAAAAAAGGTACGTCCGCCCGGTTCGTACCACCGCCAAACACCCTCACAGGCGAACACCGAACCCGTAAAGGGTTCGCAAGAAGCCCCCCGGAACCCCGGGGGGCTTTTTGTTGGGGCAGCGGGAGTGAAAATCGCCTCAATCCGGCTTCCTGTCATGGCATGCCGGGACGCCCGTTCATCGGAAGTTCTACTTCCCGCTTTGACAAGATCCGAAGCGTCCCCTAGGAAAGCCGGAAATTCGACCCCTTCGGAGGATCAGGAGATACCATGGCAGACGTACCTACCAGCGCTCAGCAAGTTTTCGACATGATGCCCTCGCGTTTCAACGCGGCGGCGGCGTCCGGCGTGAACGCCACGTACCAGTTCGACCTCACCGGCGATAACGGTGGAACCTGGCAGGTCGCAGTTGCCAACGGCACCTGCAACGTCGCGCAGGGCACGCCGAACGACAAGCCGAACATCACGATCACGATGGCGGCGAGCGATTACCTCGACATGATCACGGGCAAGCTCAATCCGCAGATGGCATTCATGGGCGGAAAGCTGAAGATCAAGGGCGACATGAGCCTCGCGCTCAAAATGCAGCAGATCTTCCCGAACGCCTGACAACCGACTGTTTGCGGCGCACCGCTCGGCGCGCCGGCAATCGGGACAGCAAGCAAAGAAAGGGAGCTTCGAAGGAAGCTCCCTTTTTTTGCGCTCCGCTGCGCCGGGCTTCTTGAATGGCCGTTTCTTGACGGGCGTCCCTCCTGAACATTACGGCGCACGGAGGTCCCCATGACGCATCTTCACCAACGCAGAATTCTGGCCGCGGCGTTCGCGGGCGTTCTCGCGACCGGCTCCGCCGCATTTGCGCAGACGACGGGCGGCGGAGCATCCGGTGCCGGCAGCACCGGTTCCATGGGCAGTGCCCCCGGCACGATGGGAACAGCACCCGGAGGCGCTCCCGGACAGCTCGGAACTGCGCCAAACAGCGCTCCGGGCCAGCTCGGCGCGCCTCCGCCGCTCGGAGCGACTCCGGGACTGTCCGGCACCGCACCCGGCATGCAGAATCCTCCTGGTGCAACGACCAACTCCGATCTTGGACGGCGTCTCGGCACCACCAGCCCTGATCCCGGCCGGCATCTCGGTACGACGACCAACGCGGATGTCGGCCGGCGACTTGGCACGACAAACAATGCCGACGTCGGTCGCTAGGCAGCGGTCATAGAAGCTCGCTGCGGAGATCTGTCGACTCCGTAGCGCAGCTCTGCGGGCACCTGCGCCGCTACGCGCCCCGGCTGCGATCTATTCGTCGCGCGCATGCGCTCAATCCACCACCGCGTCGAACAGCCCCGATCGCGAGGCGTCGTACTGTTCGATGCCTGCCGGCAACCGCAGCGGGCGATCGCGCGCCCTGCGCGTCGTTCTTGGAATCTTCGGTGTTCTCTTCACCGCTGTGCTCGTCGTTGTCATCGCACTCGCAGCCAACTGGAAACGTGCCCTTCCGTATCTGATCACGTCGACCACCGGACGGGAGTTCGTAATTCGCGGGCCCGGGCACCTGCGCATCCTGACCTGGCATCCTCACCTCGTGCTCGAAGACGTCACGTTCGGCAACGCTCCGTGGAGCAAGCAGAAGGAAATGGTCGAGGTCGGCCGCTTCCGGATCGGGCTCGCGCTTCGCCGCCTGCTGCACGGCGACATCGTCTTCCCGCGCCTCATGCTGGACCGCGCAATCGTCCGCCTCGAAGCGCAGAAGGACGGAACCAATAACTGGACGCTATGGCCGACCAAAGCGGCGACGCCGGATGACCGCACCGAAGTACCGGCGATCAAGAACGTGATGATCCGCAGCGCGCACCTGACGTACTTTCGTCAAGGTGCGCCCGAGTCGGACATCGACCTCCAGCTCAGCCAGGCCAGGGGCACGGTGGCAGCCAACGTGAGGCTCGATGCCCGCGGGCGCTACCAGAAAATGGACGCGAGGCTGGTGCTCAATGCCGGCTCGATCGCCGCGCTGCACGACGAGAAGACGCCGTATCCGCTCGACGTTTCGATTACGGCCGGCGACACGTCGGCGACCATCAAGGGACATCTCCGCGGACCGCTCGACCAGGGCGGTCTCGACGTGCAGATGAACATCAAGGGCAGCTCGATGGCGAAGCTGTTTCCGCTGATCGGCGTGGTGCTCCCGGATTCTCCGCCGTACAGCCTCGCCGGCCGGCTCGAGCACGAGACCAGCACGTGGCGCTACCGGGACTTCAACGGAAAAATGGGCGACAGCGATCTGTCGGGAGATCTCGCGGTCGCGCTCGGCGGCAAGCGGCCGATCATGACCGCCGACTTCCGGTCGAAGAATCTCGACTTCGACGACCTTGCCGGACTCGTCGGCGCGCCTCCGAGCGCGAAGCCGGGCGAGACGGCATCGGCCGAGCAGAAGGCCGAGGTTGCCCAGCAGGTGCGTTCGGGCCTCGTGCTGCCCGACACGTCGATCGACGTGCCGCGACTGCAGGCCATGGATATCGATGCACGGCTGCGTGCCGATCACGTCAATCCGCCGAACCATCTGCCGATCGACAAGCTCGACCTCAAATTCCTTCTGAAGGACGGGGTCCTGCAAGCAGCGCCGGCGACGTTCGACGTCGCCAATGGCCGCGTGGAGCTCAACGCAACCCTGCATGCCGACGGCGGCCAGCCGCGCGTCGAAGGCGACCTCAGCGCGCGCGGCGTACGCATCGCCCGCATCCTCGGAGACACGCCGTTTACCGACGAGACGCACGGGTCGCTCGGCGGACAGATCAAGCTCGCCATGCGCGGCCGATCGGTGCGCGAGATGGCTGCCACCGCCGACGGCAGCATCCGCCTGGCACTCGCCGACGCACGCGTCAGCCATCTTCTGGTTGAGCTGGCCGGGCTCGACGTGATGCAGTCGCTCGGTGTGGTTTTCCGCGGCGACGAGCCGATCCCGGTTCGCTGTGCCGCCTTCGACCTGACCGCAAAGGACGGCGACGTCCGCAGCAACATGTTCGTCATCGATACCGACGACACCAACATCACGGCCGACGTGCACCTGAACCTTGCGACCGAGAAGCTCGACATGTCGATCTCGCCGCATCCGAAGGACATCAGCCTGCTGGCGCTTCGCCAGCGTCTTCGCGTCGAGGGCCGGCTTGCCAATCTCGATTACTATCCCGATCCGCTCCGGCTCGGGCCGGTCGGCGGCTTCATGGAGAAGGTCGATTACCTGCTCGCGCCGATCGTCGGGCTGCTGACGCCTTTCGATATCGGCATCGGCGACAAGGACGACAACGGCTGCGCGGCCTTCCTCAAAGACCACACCGGCGGCAATCCGGAGCTCGCCGCGGCCGCCAGGGCGGCGGCGTCTGCGAAGGGGGCGGAGGTGCGGAATCCACCGTCGAAGAAAACACGCCCGGGATCGGGCAAGTCGATCACCGGCAAGTCGGTCGACATCAAGAAGGCTTTTTCCAAGCTGATCCCGAAAAGAAAGGTCAGCCGCCCAGAACCGGCGCCAGCTCGTCCTTCGCCGAGAGAATCCAGTCGTGCACATCGGTGACGATCTGTTCCATCGAGCGCGCCGGCGTCCAGCCGGTCGCCGAACGAATGCGCGAGTTGTCGGTGATGTAGACCGGCACATCCGCGGGACGGTTCTCGGCCGTTGATCCGATCTCGATCGTGCGTCCGGTGATGCGCCGGCAAAGATCGGTCAGCTCGACCAGCGAGGTCGAGCAGCTGCGGCCTCCGCCGACGGCGAACACGCCTCCGCGCAGCGACTCGAAGCGCGCGAGCTGGATCTCGACCAGATCGCAGAGATCGTCGATGTGCAGCACGTCGCGCACCTGCTTGCCGGTTCCGCCGTAACCGATGTAGTCGAGCCTGCCGCCGTAGACGTGGCGGGCTACCCAGAGCACGACGACGCCCTGATCGATCTTTCCCATCTGCCACGGACCCGAAAGGACCCCGCAGCGATCGACGATGGCATCGAGGCCGTGGGCCGCCGCGTATTCCTCGATGAACATTTCCGACGCGAGCTTGGTCGCGCCGTAGATCGAGCGCACGCCGCCGAGCGGAAACTCCTCCGAAATGCCGCGAGCCGACGCTCCGGCGATCGTCTGCTCGCCGTCGAGCTCGAAGCGCGTCGCGGTTTCGACGAGCCGAAGTCCGGACAGCGTGGCCACCGGATAGACCCGGCTCGTCGACAGGAAGAGCATTTTCGAGCCGTGCTCGCGGCAGTACTCGAGCAGGTTCAGCGTGCCGACCAGGTTGGTGTCGAGCACGTAGCGCAGGTCCGGCCCGTAGCTCGCAAGAACCGATGGCTCGGCAGCACATTCGATCAGCAGGTCGCACGCTGGAAGCGCCGCGATGTCGTCGGTGCTGCGCACGTCACCACGGACGAATTCGACACCGGCGGCCTCGAGGCGCGGAAGGTTCAGCTCCGAGCCTTTGCGCCGGAGGTTGTCGAACGCGATCACGCGCGCGGCGGGGTCGCTCTGCTTGCGATCGAGCGCGAGCGCCGATCCCACGAACCCGGCGCCGCCGGTCACGACGATGGTCGCCGGCCGCATCGTTTCTACTTCTCGGCAACCACGAGGAACTGCTTGCCGAGGATTTTCCAGACCGCCGGCACCTTGAGGTACAGACGCACCAGCCACGGATGCTGCGGAATGCGGCTCCTCGTCGTGTAGGGCAGGAATCTCGGAATCATCTTGTGGATGCGGAAGCCCGAGTTGACCAGCAGCTCGGCAAGGCTCCGCTCGGTCATCGGGACCAGGTGATCCCAGAAGTCCCAGTACGCGCCGCCCACGTAGCGGACGTTCGGCTGCAGCATGATGAAGCGTCCCCCGGGACGAAGCTTGCGCCGGACTTCTTCGACCACGCTGCGGACCTCGTCCTTGCTTGCGAGATGCTCGAAGAAGTTCGATTCGAATGCGACGTCGACCGATTCGTCCGCGATCGAATCCATCCGGAGGCACGACTGGTTGAAGAACGTGACGTCGGGCCGCAGGAACTTCTTCGCGTCGGGATTGATGTCGATGGCAATGCGCTCGCGGCAGCGGACCGCGTTGATGAACTCGCCGTATCCGCACGCGATGTCGAGGACGGTCGCATCGGCACCGACGAGATCATCGAAAAAGCCTTCGCACAGTGCCTGCCAGATCCTCTGTCGGCCGGCGTGATCCGATTCGGGAAAGCGCTCGCTGTAGAGCTTCGAGATGTCGGTCATCCGTGGCGCCTCGTGCGCGTGCGGCCCTTCACCATCTCGGCGTGGATGTCGTCGGCGATCAGCAGGCGTTCGAGCCAGACCTTGAGCAGCGTCGCGAGATACTTTCGTCCCATCTGACGTAGCCGCAAATTGGAGACTCCCCATGTCCGGCCCGACCAGCTGATCGGGATCTCCGAGATCCGGTAGCCGCGGATCACGCAGCCGAGCGACAGCTCGATGGTGATGTTGAAATGGCACGCCTGCAGCGGGCCGAGCCCTTCGATCGCTTCGCGGCGGTAGACCTTGAATGCATTGGTCAGGTCGTTGAAGCGCGTCAGGAACATTACCTGGAGCGCGCGGTTGACGATGCGGTTGACCGCCAGCTTGACCGGCGGGTAGGCGACCACCGTGCTGCCCTGACGGAAGCGCGAACCGAACACGCAGTCGTAGCCTTTTTCGAGCTCGCGAAAGCAGCGCACGAGGTCTGCCGGCTCGTCCGACCGGTCGGCCATGACGATCGCGACCGCGTCGCCGGAGAAGTTCTCGAGACCGGCGCGGATTGCACGGCCGAACCCGTTCGGCGGAAGGTTGTTGACGAGCACGATCTCCGGATCGGTCTTCATGCGCTCGAGGACGATGTCTTCGGTCTGGTCGTGGCTGTTGTCGTTGACGACGACGAGCTCGAAGTCGATCCGTTCACCGCGCAGCACCGGAAGAAACGCATCGAGCGTCCCCGGCAGGTTCTTCTCTTCGTTGTAGACCGGAATGATGACCGACAGCTTCACGTGTCGCTACCGGTGGCGGTCACGAGACTTTGGCAGCATCGTAAACGGCGGGGACCAGCTCCTCGAGGATGCGGTCGAAGCTGCGCGTGAGCTGCCACGACGGATAGTCGCGGCGGAATTTCGACAGGTCCGAGATGTAGCAGATGTGGTCGCCCTTGCGCGCCTCGTCGTGGTAGCTCGTGTCCATCCGGCGGCCGAGCATCGCTTCGATCTTTGCGATGCACTCGAGCACGCTCGCCGCGTTGTCGCGGCCGCCGCCGAGATTGTAGACCTCGCCGGGCCGCGGATTCTCCGCGAATGCCCAGATCGCCTGCATCACGTCGTAACTGTGGATCTGGTCGCGGACCTGCTTGCCCTTGTAGCCGAAGATCCGGTAGTGCTCGCCCGCCACGGCGACCTTCGCGAGGTAGTTGAGGAAGCCGTGCAGCTCGACGCCGGAATGCGAGGGGCCGGTCAGGCAGCCGCCGCGAAACGTTCCGGTGCGCAGCCCGAAGTAGCGGCCGTACTCCTGCGTCATCACGTCGGCCGCGACCTTGCTGGCGCCGAACACGCTGTGCAGGTTCTGGTCGATCGACTGGGTTTCGCGGATGCCGTCGTAGTCGGCCGGATCGGCGTAGTCGTAGCGGGTCTCGGTCTCGACGAGCGGCAGGGTGTTGGGGCTGTCGCCGTAGACCTTGTTCGTGCTCATCAGCACGAAGACGGCCTCCGGCGCGCAAAGGCGCGTGGCTTCGAGAAGGTTGATCGTGCCGACCGCATTGACGTCGAAGTCGTCGAGCGGACGCGTCGCAGCGAGATCGTGGCTCGGCTGCGACGCGCAGTGGATCACGAGCTCCGGGCGGATCTCACGCCAAAGGTCCATCATGCGCGAGCGGTCGCGGATGTCGGCGTCGACATGGGTGAAGCGCTTCGTGTTCTCGCGCAGTCTCGCGAGCATCCAGCGTGTGTCGCCCTTCTCGCCGAAGAAGTCGCGACGCATGTTGTTGTCGATGCCGTGGACGGTGTGGCCCTGGCCGTCGCACCACAGCACGGCTTCCGAGCCGATCAGACCGCTCGAGCCTGTGACGAGGATTCGCAAAGCGGGCGGAGTTTAGCGGGCGGTGGCAGCAAGGCAAGGAAGCCCGGATGCGCTACGCCGGTATTACGCGACGCCCAGACTCCGCCGCGGCACGTCGCGCAGCAGCACCTCGACCGTCGTTTCCCCGAAGCTTCCCTTGTTCATCTTCTCGAGGCCTGCGCGCACTTCGCGGCGGGTCATCAGGATGCCGTAGGAGCCGAGGATCTGCTTGACGATGTCGTAGTGCGTGTCGATCGTCTGCGTGACCGACGAGTAGCCGTAGCGGCCGGCGCGCGGGCCGTCCCACAGCGCGAGCGGATTCATCGAGAACATGTGCACGTCGGTCTCCGCCGGCTCGATCAGGATGATGTCGCCGCGGAACTTGGGATCTTCCTGGTACTGGCGGATGCCGTACTGCAGGCGCGTGTGCAGCAGCGTGCGGAACACCTGGTTGATCACGCCCGTCATGCCGCTGTCGGCGATCGGCGTACCTTCGGTGACCCACTGGCCGGTTTCCATGTCGAACCTGCGGTGCACGCGGTTGTTGAACGGGCGGAACGGGTTGTAGCAGATGACGAGATCCGCACCCTGCTCGATGGCAACGTCGATGTTGGCGGTGTGCCGCACTCCGCCGTCGACGTAGTCGGTGCCGTTGATGCGCGCCGGCTTGTAGAAGCCGGGCAGGGCGGTCGACGCCTGGATGGCCTCGGAGATCTTCGCCGATGCGTCCTGGTTGTGGCCGAAGACGACGCGCTCGGCGGTGTCGAGGTTCATCGCGCAGATATAGAGCTCTTTGCCGATGCGATCGTGGAACTGCTTGAAGTCGTTCGGGATGCCGTTGCGCTCGAAATTGTCGCGCAGGTAGTGCTCGATCGTCGAGTTGTCGAACAGGCCCGACGGCAGGTAGTCCTGCGGCATCGGGATGCGGTTGGCGAGGATCTCGCGGACGATCGGCGCGGCGACATCCTGAAGCGTCGAAAGCGACGGCTGTTTCTGAAACACGCGCAGCGCCGGACGCAGGCGGTCGACGAGGTGCGGCGAGCGCGAAATCATCTTCTGCAGCGTGCGCGGCATGAACAGCGCAAGGTCGGCGATGAATTCGGCCGGCTTTCTCAGAAGCTCTTCGTAGTTCGGATTGTAGAAGTGGCGCGGCATGAACTGCGAGACGATCGACGACGATCCGTCGAGCGCGCGCAGTGTTTCGGAAGGCGGCACGCCGGCCGCGAGCGGCGCGGAAAGAAGCGCGCCTGCGCTCAGTCCGACGTAAAGATCGAAATCCGTCGTCTTGCGATTGATGAGGAAATCGTCGAGCGCTTTCAGTCCGCCGAGCTTGAATGCTCCACCGGTGACGGCACCCCCTGCCAGCACCAGCGCAACTTTCGGATTCTTCTTTCGGGTGGACAGGTCACTCTTCTGAATGATCGTGATTCCCATTTGGCCCCCTTCGTCCCGATCGCGTGCCCAAACCCCCAACCTGAGCGTTGATCTTAACGTTCGACGCTACGCGTTGTCCAGCGACCGTTTTTGCATTGCACCGATCCGTTTTGCCGCCTGTTCGAGCTCGGCCGGAGTTCCGACCGTGATCCATGCGCCGTCGAACGGCAGGCCGGTAATCTTCTCTCCGGCATCGAGCATGGCCGGATAGGAAAGTTTCGTGATCGAAAACGGACCTTCGTAGTCGAGATATCGAAAAACCGCCGGTTCGAGCACCTGGACACCGGTGTACATCCACGGCTCGAGCGGCGCCTGCATTCCCTGCCGCGCGCGTCCGAGAAATC comes from the Candidatus Limnocylindrales bacterium genome and includes:
- a CDS encoding glycosyltransferase family 2 protein; amino-acid sequence: MKLSVIIPVYNEEKNLPGTLDAFLPVLRGERIDFELVVVNDNSHDQTEDIVLERMKTDPEIVLVNNLPPNGFGRAIRAGLENFSGDAVAIVMADRSDEPADLVRCFRELEKGYDCVFGSRFRQGSTVVAYPPVKLAVNRIVNRALQVMFLTRFNDLTNAFKVYRREAIEGLGPLQACHFNITIELSLGCVIRGYRISEIPISWSGRTWGVSNLRLRQMGRKYLATLLKVWLERLLIADDIHAEMVKGRTRTRRHG
- a CDS encoding class I SAM-dependent methyltransferase, producing the protein MTDISKLYSERFPESDHAGRQRIWQALCEGFFDDLVGADATVLDIACGYGEFINAVRCRERIAIDINPDAKKFLRPDVTFFNQSCLRMDSIADESVDVAFESNFFEHLASKDEVRSVVEEVRRKLRPGGRFIMLQPNVRYVGGAYWDFWDHLVPMTERSLAELLVNSGFRIHKMIPRFLPYTTRSRIPQHPWLVRLYLKVPAVWKILGKQFLVVAEK
- a CDS encoding NAD-dependent epimerase/dehydratase family protein, with the translated sequence MRPATIVVTGGAGFVGSALALDRKQSDPAARVIAFDNLRRKGSELNLPRLEAAGVEFVRGDVRSTDDIAALPACDLLIECAAEPSVLASYGPDLRYVLDTNLVGTLNLLEYCREHGSKMLFLSTSRVYPVATLSGLRLVETATRFELDGEQTIAGASARGISEEFPLGGVRSIYGATKLASEMFIEEYAAAHGLDAIVDRCGVLSGPWQMGKIDQGVVVLWVARHVYGGRLDYIGYGGTGKQVRDVLHIDDLCDLVEIQLARFESLRGGVFAVGGGRSCSTSLVELTDLCRRITGRTIEIGSTAENRPADVPVYITDNSRIRSATGWTPARSMEQIVTDVHDWILSAKDELAPVLGG
- a CDS encoding NAD-dependent epimerase/dehydratase family protein, with the translated sequence MRILVTGSSGLIGSEAVLWCDGQGHTVHGIDNNMRRDFFGEKGDTRWMLARLRENTKRFTHVDADIRDRSRMMDLWREIRPELVIHCASQPSHDLAATRPLDDFDVNAVGTINLLEATRLCAPEAVFVLMSTNKVYGDSPNTLPLVETETRYDYADPADYDGIRETQSIDQNLHSVFGASKVAADVMTQEYGRYFGLRTGTFRGGCLTGPSHSGVELHGFLNYLAKVAVAGEHYRIFGYKGKQVRDQIHSYDVMQAIWAFAENPRPGEVYNLGGGRDNAASVLECIAKIEAMLGRRMDTSYHDEARKGDHICYISDLSKFRRDYPSWQLTRSFDRILEELVPAVYDAAKVS
- a CDS encoding SCP2 sterol-binding domain-containing protein, producing MADVPTSAQQVFDMMPSRFNAAAASGVNATYQFDLTGDNGGTWQVAVANGTCNVAQGTPNDKPNITITMAASDYLDMITGKLNPQMAFMGGKLKIKGDMSLALKMQQIFPNA
- a CDS encoding AsmA family protein, whose amino-acid sequence is MPAGNRSGRSRALRVVLGIFGVLFTAVLVVVIALAANWKRALPYLITSTTGREFVIRGPGHLRILTWHPHLVLEDVTFGNAPWSKQKEMVEVGRFRIGLALRRLLHGDIVFPRLMLDRAIVRLEAQKDGTNNWTLWPTKAATPDDRTEVPAIKNVMIRSAHLTYFRQGAPESDIDLQLSQARGTVAANVRLDARGRYQKMDARLVLNAGSIAALHDEKTPYPLDVSITAGDTSATIKGHLRGPLDQGGLDVQMNIKGSSMAKLFPLIGVVLPDSPPYSLAGRLEHETSTWRYRDFNGKMGDSDLSGDLAVALGGKRPIMTADFRSKNLDFDDLAGLVGAPPSAKPGETASAEQKAEVAQQVRSGLVLPDTSIDVPRLQAMDIDARLRADHVNPPNHLPIDKLDLKFLLKDGVLQAAPATFDVANGRVELNATLHADGGQPRVEGDLSARGVRIARILGDTPFTDETHGSLGGQIKLAMRGRSVREMAATADGSIRLALADARVSHLLVELAGLDVMQSLGVVFRGDEPIPVRCAAFDLTAKDGDVRSNMFVIDTDDTNITADVHLNLATEKLDMSISPHPKDISLLALRQRLRVEGRLANLDYYPDPLRLGPVGGFMEKVDYLLAPIVGLLTPFDIGIGDKDDNGCAAFLKDHTGGNPELAAAARAAASAKGAEVRNPPSKKTRPGSGKSITGKSVDIKKAFSKLIPKRKVSRPEPAPARPSPRESSRAHR
- a CDS encoding patatin-like phospholipase family protein, encoding MGITIIQKSDLSTRKKNPKVALVLAGGAVTGGAFKLGGLKALDDFLINRKTTDFDLYVGLSAGALLSAPLAAGVPPSETLRALDGSSSIVSQFMPRHFYNPNYEELLRKPAEFIADLALFMPRTLQKMISRSPHLVDRLRPALRVFQKQPSLSTLQDVAAPIVREILANRIPMPQDYLPSGLFDNSTIEHYLRDNFERNGIPNDFKQFHDRIGKELYICAMNLDTAERVVFGHNQDASAKISEAIQASTALPGFYKPARINGTDYVDGGVRHTANIDVAIEQGADLVICYNPFRPFNNRVHRRFDMETGQWVTEGTPIADSGMTGVINQVFRTLLHTRLQYGIRQYQEDPKFRGDIILIEPAETDVHMFSMNPLALWDGPRAGRYGYSSVTQTIDTHYDIVKQILGSYGILMTRREVRAGLEKMNKGSFGETTVEVLLRDVPRRSLGVA
- the eno gene encoding phosphopyruvate hydratase; its protein translation is MKIESVTAREILDSRGNPTVEAEVRVAGGFVGRACVPSGASTGAHEALELRDGDKKRYGGKGVLKAVTNVSKILAPAVKGMDVRDQRAIDRKMIDLDGTPNKGRIGANAILGVSLAAAHAAAAATGQPLFRSIGGAKARILPVPLMNIVNGGAHADNRLDFQEFMIVPHGARTFADALRMGAEVFHALKAVLKGRKQSTNVGDEGGFAPDLASNDAAIGVVLEAVEKAGYKPGKHISLALDAAATELWKDGRYVFHKSTGARLTSSQMVKLYEKLVGRYPILSIEDGLAEDDWDGWIELTKKIGRKVQVVGDDLFVTNRERLERGIEAGAANSILIKVNQIGSLTETLETIQTAKKARYTSMISHRSGETEDATIADLAVAVGAGQIKTGSLSRGERTAKYNQLLRIEQALGKRAVYPGRDAFA